The following are encoded in a window of Panicum virgatum strain AP13 chromosome 5N, P.virgatum_v5, whole genome shotgun sequence genomic DNA:
- the LOC120675039 gene encoding E3 ubiquitin-protein ligase CIP8-like, with the protein MALSIAIPLGVLACIGALGAVIWDDVAVAVGPQPGGGGGGEQQRGPGPGPGGDGDVELCAICKARLAEAEAGWGGRRRLRPCGHVYHTDCISLWLQRRWTCPVCRADVLISATEIMDAMV; encoded by the exons ATGGCACTGAGCATCGCCATACCTCTCGGCGTCCTCGCGTGCATCGGGGCGCTCGGCGCCGTCATCTGG GacgacgtcgccgtcgccgtcgggccCCAGCcggggggaggagggggcggcgagcagcagcgggGCCCGGGCCCCGGCCCGgggggcgacggcgacgtggAGCTCTGCGCCATCTGCAAGGCGCGgctggcggaggcggaggcggggtggggcgggcgccggcggctgcggccgTGCGGGCACGTGTACCACACGGACTGCATCAGCCTCTGGCTCCAGCGCAGGTGGACCTGCCCCGTGTGCCGGGCCGACGTCCTCATCTCGGCGACCGAGATCATGGACGCCATGGTGTGA
- the LOC120675748 gene encoding U-box domain-containing protein 16-like produces MANPRTVLTSAPSPPGCCSSSSSAAAFEPPSPSDGELLRSLHRLARDLFAVAAAETPAPFLRAALASITRRSKLLAAAFDDLVMCAAAGDLPRSASLCLREVLLVLQRFKALAADCAARSRMRLLLQSDDIEEEVRELHQDLATLLDLLPVAELGLAEDVVDLLALASRQCRRFAPAAGAELALKARVLSLIQGIEREIVPERERLEEILDEVGVNDAASCSDEIESLEREIGDRASERWTDAMIALVGLLRYAKCVLFSATPRPSDSKTDPEVDEEGEPPAPPPDFRCPITLDIMREPVVVASGQTYDREPIARWFDSGRSTCPKTGQVLTNLELVPNKALKNLIAKWCRENGVAMESSEASKSEPAQAVSANKAAMEAARMTASFLVKKLSISFSPNAANRVVHEIRLLSKSGNDCRAFVGEAGAVPLLVPLLYSEDAGLQLNAVTALLNLSILEANKKRIMHAEGAVEALGHILSSGATWRAKENAAAAVLSLSSVHTYRRRLGRNLSIVEKLVHLVRTGPTSTKKDALAALLSLAGERENVGKLVDAGVAQVALSAVSEEETAAAVLAALAKRGGAEAIVGMDGAVARLVAEMRRGTEWGRENATAALVLLCRRLGARAVTQVMAVPGVEWAIWELMGTGTERARRKAASLGRICRRWAAASAADGERGNGCPAASVVPPAMMAT; encoded by the coding sequence ATGGCTAATCCAAGAACGGTGCTGAcctccgcgccgtcgccgcccggctgctgctcctcctcctcgtcggcggcggcgttcgagccgccgtcgccgtccgacGGGGAGCTGCTCCGGTCGCTGCACCGCCTCGCGCGGGACctgttcgccgtcgccgccgccgagacgCCGGCGCCATTCCTGCGCGCCGCGCTCGCGTCCATCACGAGACGGTCCAAGCTCCTGGCGGCCGCGTTCGACGACCTGGTCATGTGCGCCGCGGCGGGCGACCTGCCGCGCTCCGCGTCGCTGTGCCTCCGCGAGGTGCTCCTCGTGCTGCAGCGCTTCaaggccctcgccgccgactgCGCCGCGCGGAGCCGgatgcggctgctgctgcagtcGGACGACATCGAGGAGGAGGTGCGGGAGCTGCACCAGGACCTGGCCACGCTGCTCGACCTCCTGCCCGTCGCCGAGCTGGGCCTCGCCGAGGACGTCGTGGACCTGCTGGCGCTCGCGTCGCGGCAGTGCCGGCGgttcgcgccggcggccggggcggagcTGGCACTCAAGGCGAGGGTGCTGTCGCTCATACAGGGAATCGAGCGGGAGATCGTGCCGGAGCGGGAGAGGCTGGAGGAGATCCTGGACGAGGTGGGCGTCAACGACGCGGCGAGCTGTAGCGACGAGATCGAGTCCCTCGAGCGGGAGATCGGCGACCGCGCCTCGGAGAGGTGGACGGACGCCATGATCGCGCTCGTCGGCCTGCTCCGGTACGCCAAGTGCGTCCTGTTCAGCGCCACGCCCAGGCCTTCAGATTCCAAGACGGACCCCGAGGTCGACGAGGAGGGCgagccaccggcgccgccgccggacttccGCTGCCCCATCACCCTCGACATCATGCGCGAACCAGTTGTCGTCGCCAGCGGCCAGACATACGACCGCGAGCCCATCGCCCGGTGGTTCGATTCCGGCAGGTCAACGTGCCCCAAGACAGGGCAGGTCCTCACCAATCTGGAGCTCGTGCCCAACAAGGCTCTCAAGAACCTCATCGCCAAGTGGTGCCGGGAGAATGGCGTCGCCATGGAAAGCAGCGAGGCCAGCAAGAGCGAGCCGGCGCAGGCGGTGTCCGCGAACAAGGCCgcgatggaggcggcgcgcATGACGGCGTCGTTCCTGGTCAAGAAGCTCTCCATCTCATTCTCCCCTAACGCGGCCAACCGCGTCGTGCACGAGATCCGGCTGCTGTCCAAGTCCGGCAACGACTGCCGCGCGTTCGTCGGGGAGGCCGGTGCCGTGCCGCTGCTGGTGCCCCTGCTCTACTCCGAGGACGCGGGGCTCCAGCTGAACGCCGTCACGGCGCTGCTGAACCTGTCCATCCTCGAGGCCAACAAGAAGCGCATCATGCACGCCGAGGGCGCCGTGGAGGCGCTCGGCCACATCCTGAGCTCCGGCGCGACGTGGCGCGCCAAGGAGAacgcggcggccgccgtgctCAGCCTGTCGTCCGTCCACACCTACCGGCGCCGCCTCGGCCGGAACCTGTCCATCGTGGAGAAGTTAGTGCACCTGGTGCGCACCGGCCCGACGAGCACCAAGAAGGACGCACTGGCCGCGCTGCTGTCGCTGGCCGGCGAGCGGGAGAACGTCGGGAAGCTCGTGGACGCCGGCGTGGCGCAGGTGGCCCTGTCGGCGGTCAGCGAGGAGGAGACCGCGGCTGCGGTGCTGGCCGCATTGGCgaagcgcggcggcgcggaggcgatcGTGGGCATGGACGGCGCCGTGGCGCGGCTGGTCGCCGAGATGCGGCGCGGCACGGAGTGGGGCCGGGAgaacgcgacggcggcgctggtgctgcTGTGCCGGCGGctgggcgcgcgcgcggtgaCGCAGGTGATGGCCGTGCCCGGCGTGGAGTGGGCCATCTGGGAGCTGATGGGCACCGGCACGGAGCGCGCCCGGCGCAAGGCCGCGTCGCTCGGCCGGATATGCCGGCGGtgggccgccgcctcggccgccgacggcgagcgcggCAACGGGTGCCCCGCCGCCAGCGTCGTGCCGCCGGCCATGATGGCGACATGA
- the LOC120674116 gene encoding uncharacterized protein LOC120674116, with translation MESVRGKRRWRWSGGSMLKLAGLCLAAAICLCGVRSLACAGGSGCRPRTVLLRSDFWRRAAASCGNQVCSCGGRQWLRRRRLLAEGPGSYPPRCASKCGDCSPCYPVHVAVPPGVPVTTEYYPEAWRCKCGNRLYMP, from the exons ATGGAGTCCGTCCGGGGGAAGCGGAGATGGAGGTGGAGTGGCGGATCCATGCTAAAGCTGGCGGGGCTGTGCCTCGCCGCGGCCATCTGCCTGTGCGGCGTTCGGTCCCTGGcttgcgccggcggcagcggctgcagGCCGCGTACTGTGCTGCTCCGTTCAG ACTTTTGGAGACGAGCTGCAGCTTCTTGCGGTAATCAG GTGTGCTCTTGTGGCGGGCGGCAatggcttcggcggcggcggctgctggcgGAGGGGCCGGGGTCCTACCCGCCGCGGTGCGCGTCCAAGTGCGGCGACTGCAGCCCGTGCTACCCGGTGCACGTGGCCGTGCCGCCGGGCGTGCCGGTGACCACCGAGTACTACCCGGAGGCGTGGCGGTGCAAGTGCGGCAACCGGCTCTACATGCCGTGA